The DNA sequence GGTAAGGTGCTTGCCGCCTGCGCCCATCGCGGCCATCACATTAAACCGTGTTTAATGCAGGATTTGCAGGGCATTAACCGCAGCTTTAGGTGTGTATCGTATAAAGACAGAGTCCTTGCCGGCCTGGTACGCCAGCCGGCAGTTTAGCCAGAAATGTGAACAGGCCCGCGTGGGCCTGACCTACCAGGAGAAGAAATGACTGCAGCGTTGGTGTTGTACCGTGCCTCTGGCGCCCCCTTGTCTACCCCGTTCCATGCCGCCGCACTGAGCGCGGCCGATCCCCTGGGCGCATCGCGCGAGATCGCCTGGCAAGGCCCTGGCGGCATGAGTGCCGGACGCCTGCGCCTGCAAGGCAGCCTCGATATCGCCCGCTTCCCGCACCAGGAAACCCTGGTGGTGGTGCAAGGCGAGCTGACCATCGAGACCCAAGGGGCCGCGCCCCTGGTCGTCAAGCCCGACAGCGGCGTGGTCATCGCTACCGGTGCGGCCGTGCGTATCTCGGCCGCAGTCCCGACCCTGGCCGTCTTCTGCGCGGCCGACTGCCCGCAGCCGGTGCAGCCGGGCATCTTCCCGCTGGTGGCCGACGCCAACTTCAAGCCCTCGGCCAATTCCCTGCCCAAGGAAATTCTGCTGGGCGAGGTACCGACCTGCCGCAGCGACAACGTGGTGGACGAAAGCTCCATCCACTGCAAGATCGGCACCTGGGACTCCACCCCTTACCACCGCATCGTGCGTGCTCATCCGGTCAATGAATTCATGCACATCCTCGATGGCGGGGTGCGCTTTGCCGAGTCTGATGGCAGCGTAGTGGCGGTGGACCAGGGCGATGCCGTATTCGTGCCGCAGGGGGCTGCCGTCGGCTGGGAAAGCAGCCAACGCGTGGCCAAGTTCTACGTAGTGCAGACCGTGCCGGCCGTGGAAGGAAAATAACATGTCGCCCCCACTCGTACACGTTCAGACCCCGACCACGCCTCCCGCCTCGGCCGAGGTGGTCGTCATCGGTGGTGGCATCGTCGGCATCTTCACTGCCTACTACCTCGCCAAGCGCGGGGTGTCGGTGGTGGTGGTCGAAAAGGGCCGCATCGGCGCCGAACAATCCAGCCGCAACTGGGGCTGGTGCCGCCAGCAGAACCGCGATGCACGCGAACTGCCGATGGCCACCAAGAGTATCGATCTATGGGAACAATTCTCGGCCGAGACCGGCGAGGATACCGGTTTCAACCGTTGCGGCCTGCTCTACCTGTCCAACGACGATGAAGAAATCAACCGCTGGGCCAACTGGGGCAAGTTCGCCAAGAGCGCAGGCGTGACCACCTACATGCTCGACAGCAAGCAAGCCGCCGAACGTGGCCGTGTCACCGGCCGCCAATGGAAGGGTGGGGTATTCTCGCCCACCGATGGCACCGCCGATCCGGTCAAGGCCGCCCCCGCCGTGGCGCGCGCCATCATGAAGCTGGGTGGTCACGTGATCCAGCAATGCGCCGCCCGTGGCATCGAAACCGAAGGTGGCCGGGTCTCGGGCGTGATCACCGAAGCTGGTGTCATCAAGACCAAGGTCGCCATCCTGGCCGGCGGCGCCTGGGCTTCGTCCTTCTGCAACCAGTTGGGCATCCGCTTCCCGCAGGCCTCGATACGGCAATCGATCATGAGCGTGGTGCCGCAGGAGCAAAACTTGCCGGGTGCGTTGTACACCTCGGGCGTGTCCGTCACGCGGCGCAGCGATGGCTCCTATGCACTGGCCATCAGTGGTCGCGCCAAGGTCGATCCGACCCTGCAGTTCCTGCGCTTCTCGCCGCAGTTCCTGCCGATGTTCGCCAAGCGCTGGCGCAGCCTTTCGCCGGGTGGCCTGGAAGCCTTGCGCAGTGGTCATGAGACGCTCTCGCGCTGGCGCATGGATGCGCCCACGCCGATGGAAAAGATGCGCATCCTGGACGCTTCTGCCGATCCGGCCAGCATTCGCGCCACCCTGCGTCGCGCCATTGAGCTCTTGCCCGAACTGGCCAAGGCCGAAGTCACCCATACCTGGGCCGGTTACGTGGACAGCACCCCCGATGGCGTGCCGGGCATCGGTGAATTGCCGCAGACTCCCGGCTTCATCCTGGCGGCCGGTTTCTCCGGTCACGGCTTTGGCATCGGGCCAGGCGCCGGGCACCTGATCGCCGACTTGGCCAGTGGTGTGGAACCGATCGTCGATCCGCGCCCCTATCACCCGAATCGTTTCTCCGATTCGTCCTGGGGCAAGGTGGCGGACTTCTGAGCCGAGTGCAGCCTCAGCGACGCCAGGGTACCGGCTGGAAGGCCCGTTTGGCGGCCTCCAGAAACACCCGCTGACGGGTGGTGAGACCCTGGCGGCTGGGCAGCAGCGCCATGATCGGTGCCGGCTCCAGGTGCCAGCCGGGCAGCACGCGCTTCAAGCTGCCCTCGGCCACCAGGTGTGCGCAATCCCATTCGGAGCGCGCCACGAAGCCCAGCCCGTCGAGGGCCCAGTCGCGCGTGATGGTGCCATCGTTGGAGGAGAGCGCGCCGGACAGGCGTACGGTCAAGGCCTTGCCCTGGCGCCGACCAGTGCTGTCGACCGGCGAAAAGCGCAGGCGGCTGACATCGTCATCGTTCTCGCGCAGGCACAGGTAGGGATACTCGGTCAGTTCCGAGGGGTGCTTGAGGCGGCTCATGCGCCGTGCCAGTGCCGGACTGGCGCACAGGAAGCGCTCATTGGGTGCCAGGAAGTGGCCGATCCAGGACGAGCCCTTGACCTGGCCGATGGAAATGACGGCATCGGCCCCGGTGGCAACTGCCAAGGGACTCTCGGCCAGCAGCAGCGAGATGACCAGGTTGGGATGGGTGCGATGCAGATCGCGCACCAGCGGCGCCACGTAGCGGCGCCCGAAACCGAAGGGCGCCACCACCCGTAGCGTACCGCTGACGCTGGCCTGGCCGCCGCGATCGGATTCGTGCGAGACGCGTGCTGTGATTGACTCGATGCGCTCCAGGATGTCCATGGCTTCCTGCACCAGGCGCTGGCCTTCGTCGGTAAGCGCGATGCCACGGGTGGCGCGGTTGGCCACGCGCACGCCGATGCGGTCCTCGATGCGTTGCAGTCGCACCGTCACCGCTGGCGGCGTCAGGTCCAGCAGACGGGCCGCTGCGGCCAGCGAAGAGGCCGAGCCCAGCGCGCGCAGCAATTGCATGTCGTCGAGTTGCAGCATTAAAAACCTCTTAATGGTGGATTGAACGAATATTAAACATGGATGATGGCGCTTTGGCTACAGTCCATCTCAGGAAATTGATGGCCTCCTGGCCCATCAGACCGCTCAGACAGCCTCTTGCCCCTTGACCTTTGCCCCGCAGACCTCATGAACCACGACGCCCACCCTTCGCACTATCCCGTCACCATCAACCCGCTCGGCCTGGCCACGCCAGGCGGCCACTATAGCCATGTGACCACCGGCAATGGCATGGTCTTCATCTCCGGCCAACTCCCTATTGATGCCAGCGGTCGCAAGCTCACCGAGGCCTCCTTCGAGGCTCAGGCGCTGCAGGTGCTGGCCAACGTCGAGGCCGCCCTGGTGGGGGCCGGTAGCGAGATCGGCAAGCTTTTGCAGGTGCGCATCTATGTCACCGATGTTGCGCACTGGCCGCTGTTCAACGAGCTCTATGCACGCTGGGCGGGTGCAGCCAAGCCGGCGCGCGCGGTGGTGCCGGTGCCGGCACTGCACTTTGGTCTGCAGATCGAGGTGGAAGCCACCGCACTGCTTTGAACAGGGCTGGCGCGCAGCACCATCGGCCCACTGCACGCCACATCACGGACTACGACTCAAGGATCTTGTGACATGACTACTTCTCTTTCTCCCCTGGCCCACCTGACCGCGACCGGTCGGCTGGACCATTTCTACATCAATGGTCAATGGGTGCCGCCGCAGGGCAACGATCGCGCCGCCGTGATCTCCCCGGCTACCGAAGCCGCGGTCTGCGAGATCGCCCTGGGCAATGCGGGCGATGTGGATCGCGCAGTACAGGCGGCACGTCGGGCGCTGCCCGACTGGGCTGCGACGTCGCCGTGGACGCGTGCCGCCTTCCTGGGCCGGGTTCATGCACTGCTGCTGGAGCGCAGTGAACTGTTCGCCCAGGCCCTGACTCTGGAGATGGGCGCGCCCATCAGCTACGCCCGGACTGCGCACGTGCCGCTGGCGGCCGAACACCTGCGCGTGGCGCGCGACAACCTGGCCGACTACCCCTTCATCCGCCCGCGCGGCACCACCGCCATCGTGCGCGAGCCCATCGGCGTATGTGCCTTGATCACCCCCTGGAACTGGCCGATCTACCAGATCACCGCCAAGGTCGGCCCGGCCCTGGCCGCTGGTTGCACGGTGGTCTTGAAGCCTAGCGAACTCTCGCCGCTGTCGGCGCTGCTGTTTGCCGAGATCGTGCATGACGCCGGCATCCCGGCGGGCGTGTTCAACCTGGTCAATGGCAATGGCGCCGAAGTCGGTGCAGCCATGTCC is a window from the Herbaspirillum rubrisubalbicans genome containing:
- a CDS encoding RidA family protein, yielding MNHDAHPSHYPVTINPLGLATPGGHYSHVTTGNGMVFISGQLPIDASGRKLTEASFEAQALQVLANVEAALVGAGSEIGKLLQVRIYVTDVAHWPLFNELYARWAGAAKPARAVVPVPALHFGLQIEVEATALL
- a CDS encoding NAD(P)/FAD-dependent oxidoreductase, producing the protein MSPPLVHVQTPTTPPASAEVVVIGGGIVGIFTAYYLAKRGVSVVVVEKGRIGAEQSSRNWGWCRQQNRDARELPMATKSIDLWEQFSAETGEDTGFNRCGLLYLSNDDEEINRWANWGKFAKSAGVTTYMLDSKQAAERGRVTGRQWKGGVFSPTDGTADPVKAAPAVARAIMKLGGHVIQQCAARGIETEGGRVSGVITEAGVIKTKVAILAGGAWASSFCNQLGIRFPQASIRQSIMSVVPQEQNLPGALYTSGVSVTRRSDGSYALAISGRAKVDPTLQFLRFSPQFLPMFAKRWRSLSPGGLEALRSGHETLSRWRMDAPTPMEKMRILDASADPASIRATLRRAIELLPELAKAEVTHTWAGYVDSTPDGVPGIGELPQTPGFILAAGFSGHGFGIGPGAGHLIADLASGVEPIVDPRPYHPNRFSDSSWGKVADF
- a CDS encoding LysR substrate-binding domain-containing protein; translation: MLQLDDMQLLRALGSASSLAAAARLLDLTPPAVTVRLQRIEDRIGVRVANRATRGIALTDEGQRLVQEAMDILERIESITARVSHESDRGGQASVSGTLRVVAPFGFGRRYVAPLVRDLHRTHPNLVISLLLAESPLAVATGADAVISIGQVKGSSWIGHFLAPNERFLCASPALARRMSRLKHPSELTEYPYLCLRENDDDVSRLRFSPVDSTGRRQGKALTVRLSGALSSNDGTITRDWALDGLGFVARSEWDCAHLVAEGSLKRVLPGWHLEPAPIMALLPSRQGLTTRQRVFLEAAKRAFQPVPWRR
- a CDS encoding cupin domain-containing protein, which codes for MTAALVLYRASGAPLSTPFHAAALSAADPLGASREIAWQGPGGMSAGRLRLQGSLDIARFPHQETLVVVQGELTIETQGAAPLVVKPDSGVVIATGAAVRISAAVPTLAVFCAADCPQPVQPGIFPLVADANFKPSANSLPKEILLGEVPTCRSDNVVDESSIHCKIGTWDSTPYHRIVRAHPVNEFMHILDGGVRFAESDGSVVAVDQGDAVFVPQGAAVGWESSQRVAKFYVVQTVPAVEGK